From Triticum aestivum cultivar Chinese Spring chromosome 4A, IWGSC CS RefSeq v2.1, whole genome shotgun sequence, a single genomic window includes:
- the LOC123084662 gene encoding ABC transporter F family member 1, producing the protein MVSDASKKKAAQKKAAAAAKRGAKVPTSSASSSASNNKTTDKGALAAVQLSDRTCTAVLTSHPLSRDIHIESLTLTFHGHDLLVDTELELNYGRRYGLLGLNGCGKSCLLKAIGCRELPIPDHMDIYHLSHEIEASDMSALGAVISCDEERVKLEKEAEVLAAQDDGGGAALERVYERLEAIDASTAEKRAAEILFGLGFNKQMQAKKTRDFSGGWRMRIALARALFMNPTILLLDEPTNHLDLEACVWLEETLKKFDRILVVISHSQDFLNGVCTNIIHMQNRKLKLYTGNFDQYVQTRSELEENQMKQYRWEQDQIASMKEYIARFGHGSAKLARQAQSKEKTLAKMERGGLTEKVARDRILTFRFANVGKLPPPVLQFVEVTFGYTPDNLIYKKLDFGVDLDSRVALVGPNGAGKSTLLKLMTGELVPLDGLVRRHNHLRIAQFHQYLAEKLDLDLSALQYMLKEYPGNEEERMRAAIGRFGLSGKVQVMPMRNLSDGQRSRVIFAWLAWREQQMLLLDEPTNHLDIETIDSLAEALNEWDGGLVLVSHDFRLINQVAQEIWVCEKQAVTRWEGDIMEFKEHLKSKSGGMSDD; encoded by the exons atggtGTCGGACGCCAGCAAGAAGAAGGCGGCGCAGAAGAAGGCCGCCGCAGCCGCAAAGAGGGGCGCCAAGGTGCCCACCTCCTCCGCATCATCTTCCGCCTCTAACAACAAGACGACGGATAAGGGGGCCCTCGCCGCCGTTCAGCTGTCCGACCGCACCTGCACCGCCGTCCTCACCTCCCACCCGCTCTCACGCGACATACAC ATAGAGTCTCTCACTTTAACATTCCACGGCCACGATCTACTTGTAGACACTGAGCTGGAGCTCAACTACGGCAG GCGCTATGGTTTGCTTGGTCTGAATGGCTGCGGCAAGTCCTGCCTTCTCAAAGCAATAGGGTGCAGGGAGCTTCCTATCCCTGACCACATGGATATATACCACCTCAGCCATGAGATCGAGGCTTCAGACATGTCTGCGCTTGGAGCCGTCATTAGCTGTGATGAAGAAAGGGTCAAGCTGGAAAAGGAAGCTGAAGTTTTGGCTGCTCAA GATGATGGCGGTGGTGCAGCTTTGGAGCGCGTATATGAGCGGTTAGAAGCAATTGATGCATCCACCGCTGAAAAGCGTGCTGCTGAGATTTTGTTTGGCTTAGGCTTTAACAAGCAGATGCAGGCCAAGAAAACCAGGGACTTCTCTGGCGGTTGGCGCATGAGAATTGCTTTGGCAAGAGCTCTCTTCATGAATCCAACCATCCTTTTGCTCGATGAGCCTACCAATCATCTTG ATCTTGAGGCATGCGTGTGGCTGGAAGAAACACTGAAGAAGTTTGACCGTATACTTGTTGTGATATCACACTCCCAAGACTTCCTGAATGGAGTATGTACCAACATCATCCACATGCAGAACAGGAAGCTGAAGCTGTACACTGGGAATTTCGACCAGTATGTCCAGACCCGATCTGAGCTGGAGGAGAACCAGATGAAGCAGTACAGGTGGGAGCAGGACCAGATTGCGTCGATGAAGGAGTACATCGCGCGCTTTGGGCACGGGTCCGCCAAGCTGGCACGGCAGGCCCAGAGCAAGGAGAAGACGCTGGCCAAGATGGAGCGCGGCGGGCTGACGGAGAAGGTGGCGAGGGACAGGATCCTGACGTTCCGGTTTGCCAATGTGGGCAAGCTCCCGCCGCCGGTGCTGCAGTTTGTGGAGGTGACGTTCGGGTACACGCCGGACAACCTGATCTACAAGAAGCTGGACTTTGGGGTGGACCTTGACTCGCGGGTGGCGCTGGTGGGTCCCAACGGGGCGGGGAAGAGCACGCTGCTGAAGCTGATGACGGGGGAGCTGGTGCCGCTGGACGGGCTGGTGCGGCGGCACAACCACCTGCGGATCGCGCAGTTCCACCAGTACCTGGCGGAGAAGCTGGACCTGGACCTGTCTGCGCTGCAGTACATGCTGAAGGAGTACCCGGGCAACGAGGAGGAGCGGATGCGGGCGGCCATCGGCAGGTTCGGGCTGTCGGGGAAGGTGCAGGTGATGCCGATGCGGAACCTGTCGGACGGGCAGCGGAGCCGGGTGATCTTCGCGTGGCTGGCGTGGCGTGAGCAGCAGATGCTGCTGCTGGATGAGCCGACCAACCACCTGGACATCGAGACGATCGACTCGCTGGCGGAAGCGCTGAATGAGTGGGACGGCGGGCTGGTGCTGGTGAGCCATGACTTCAGGCTGATCAACCAGGTGGCGCAGGAGATCTGGGTGTGCGAGAAGCAGGCGGTGACGAGGTGGGAGGGCGACATCATGGAGTTCAAGGAGCACCTCAAGAGCAAGTCGGGCGGCATGTCGGACGACTGA